One genomic region from Drosophila busckii strain San Diego stock center, stock number 13000-0081.31 chromosome 3R, ASM1175060v1, whole genome shotgun sequence encodes:
- the LOC108604699 gene encoding mediator of RNA polymerase II transcription subunit 31 isoform X1, whose protein sequence is MAKMYGKGKTTIESEEQQKRRWQIELEFVQCLSNPNYLNFLAQRGYFKDASFINYLKYLQYWKEPDYAKYLMYPMCLYFLDLLQYEHFRREIVNNQCCKFIDDQAILQWQHYTRKRIKLINSVQENAAAAAAAQNGPSEAATAPGSEAANPQQAALQNGNAEMNGIASSGSIKLE, encoded by the exons ATGGCCAAAATGTACGGAAAGGGTAAGA CGACTATAGAGTCGGAGGAGCAACAAAAGCGTCGCTGGCAAATCGAGCTGGAGTTTGTGCAGTGTTTGTCCAATCCCAACTATCTAAACT tctTAGCACAGCGCGGGTACTTTAAGGATGCTTCATTTATCAACTACCTAAAGTATTTGCAGTACTGGAAAGAGCCAGACTATGCCAAGTATTTAATGTACCCAATGTGTCTGTACTTCCTAGATCTCTTGCAATACGAACACTTTCGTCGCGAGATCGTCAACAATCAGTGCTGCAAGTTCATCGATGATCAAGCAATACTACAATGGCAGCATTATACCCGCAAACgcataaaactaattaattcaGTGCAAGAGAatgccgcagcagcggcagcagcccAAAATGGTCCCAGCGAAGCAGCCACTGCTCCAGGATCAGAAGCAGCCAATCCACAACAAGCGGCCTTACAAAATGGCAATGCTGAGATGAATGGCATTGCTTCAAGCGGAAGCATAAAGCTAGAATAA
- the LOC108601469 gene encoding uncharacterized protein LOC108601469, whose product NLGLLKAFIPIHVQFSKLKVSNMNNSTSSENSETPSVEEQQAILATARRASALSRAKSSWKRMKELAAEKEKENESKRPPWRAVSVSTLPKPDKNALLRAKLLDASRRLRAGKSNVAIQTDFVPTKLMKEASIGAQIDLILFKDVGILTDGQYSKRKDGVQQYVLNYSVSQMTDVVDTAHACTQTLLPKVYADNLIRSYLANDNDAKYDMESNVRDQANRLRLLSSNEESLELKPALNLKPTLASWNFDDDVIEMDEKQNFIPYIIESFKPWKSFTPFPFRLQGNKLIGRQQIDWYALLQSIDDLIQESNNLVDKLERVTAQNKLYHNRVLSNLNEIRAFEPTKLALPSEHWLPIIEEQEKQLQQLLDGK is encoded by the exons AATTTAGGGTTGTTAAAGGCCTTTATACCAATACACgtacaattttcaaaattgaaaGTCAGTAATATGAATAACAGTACATCATCGGAAAATAGTGAGACGCCAAGCGTTGAAGAGCAACAAGCAATTTTAGCCACAGCCAGACGAGCTTCAGCTTTAAGCAG aGCAAAAAGCAGCTGGAAACGCATGAAGGAACTAGCAGCAGAGAAAGAAAAGGAAAATGAGAGCAAACGTCCACCCTGGCGTGCTGTTAGTGTTTCGACTCTGCCCAAGCCAGACAAGAATGCTTTGCTGCGTGCCAAACTTTTGGACGCATCCag ACGCTTGAGAGCGGGGAAGAGTAATGTAGCTATTCAAACGGATTTTGTGCCTACAAAATTGATGAAAGAGGCAAGCATAGGTGcgcaaattgatttgattttatttaaggATGTAGGCATATTAACGGATGGACAATACTCGAAGAGGAAAGATGGTGTACAACAAT ATGTTTTGAATTATTCTGTATCGCAAATGACCGATGTGGTTGACACAGCTCATGCTTGCACTCAAACACTTTTACCTAAAGTCTACGCAGATAATCTCATAAGATCTTACCTAGCTAATGACAATGATGCTAAATACGATATGGAATCTAATGTGAGAGATCAAGCCAATAGGCTGCGTTTGCTTAGTAGCAATGAAGAATCGCTCGAGCTGAAGCCGGCTTTAAACTTGAAGCCTACATTAGCTTCGTGGAATTTCGACGATGATGTTATTGAAATggatgaaaaacaaaatttcatcCCATACATTATTGAGTCCTTTAAGCCATGGAAGAGTTTTACGCCATTTCCATTTAGATTACAAGGCAACAAGCTAATAGGTAGACAGCAGATCGATTGGTACGCCCTACTGCAGTCAATTGATGATTTAATACAAGAGTCGAACAACTTGGTGGATAAGCTGGAGCGTGTAACGGCTCAAAATAAGCTATATCACAACCGTGTGTTGAGCAATTTGAATGAAATAAGAGCATTTGAACCAACTAAGCTGGCACTTCCCTCAGAACACTGGCTGCCCATTATTGAGGAACAGGaaaaacagttgcagcaattaCTGGATGGAAAATAA
- the LOC108602026 gene encoding 39S ribosomal protein L37, mitochondrial: protein MRLTNKLFAQHIGWHFKKHWQVQGRRVPRETGAAAELLKFGIQVKSPEELLNTKHEFQFVNVVGAHPKPVADDQSNPNWHKTACNFYGDSTILIGGLPQAQVLTNTIEINSFPRQIQDIIQKVQLPKTIDRGVQNAIFSSHLLDAEQVKLPKVKLIDRPAYNLPRLYGISHERRNRLLVNKLLSEIEKLAGRSVSIRRKHIDNVTFQTVLTKDNDVFAFHIGADKLITSTKPLDAIKGKFDGELPDLYPMKCTISMQKRHIYTENNFYPLRAEINCSHPHTIFSFFNNNSVSNVHGAVVSKNQFQARTLLKAFAAAASRAKQLYGSATNEALPRPIVVQSVQTDGRIFHFGVLQLNTLNLNSSSTVKNYWFNRPSVELFEECCYQTGRPHLEKFDHEPFRILNAFYHNS, encoded by the exons ATGCGTTTGACTAACAAACTATTTGCCCAGCATATTGGTTGGCATTTTAAGAAGCACTGGCAGGTTCAGGGCAGACGAGTGCCTAGGGAGACAGGTGCCGCTGCtgagctgcttaaatttggCATACAAGTAAAATCTCCAGAGGAATTGCTTAACACCAAACATGAATTCCAATT CGTGAATGTTGTGGGCGCACATCCGAAGCCTGTTGCTGATGACCAGTCCAATCCAAACTGGCATAAGACTGCCTGCAATTTCTATGGGGATAGCACTATTTTGATCGGTGGACTACCACAGGCACAGGTACTGACGAACACAATTGAAATCAACAGTTTTCCACGCCAGATCCAGGACATCATTCAGAAAGTTCAACTACCAAAAACTATTGATCGCGGTGTACAGAATGCCATATTTTCATCTCACTTGTTAGATGCAGAGCAAGTTAAATTACCAAAAGTGAAATTGATCGATAGGCCTGCATACAATTTGCCTCGTTTGTATGGCATATCACACGAAAGACGCAA ccGTCTGTTGGTAAATAAACTTCTGTCGGAAATTGAAAAGTTAGCAGGTCGTTCGGTGTCTATACGTCGGAAGCATATTGATAATGTCACATTTCAAACTGTATTGACTAAGGACAACGATGTGTTTGCCTTTCATATTGGCGCAGATAAATTAATAACCTCAACGAAACCTCTGGACGCTATTAAAGGTAAATTCGATGGAGAATTACCCGATCTTTATCCAATGAAGTGCACGATATCAATGCAAAAGCGTCACATTTACACAGAGAACAATTTTTATC CGCTTCGAGCTGAGATCAACTGCTCACATCCACATACCATATTTTCGTTCTTCAATAATAATTCGGTGAGCAATGTGCATGGAGCTGTTGTGTCAAAGAATCAATTCCAAGCGCGTACATTGTTGAAGGCTTTTGCGGCTGCCGCCTCAAGGGCCAAGCAATTGTATGGTAGTGCCACCAATGAGGCGCTACCAAGGCCAATAGTTGTGCAAAGTGTTCAGACAGATGGCAGAATATTCCACTTTGGTGTGCTTCAACTTAATACACTTAATCTAAACTCTAGCAGCACAGTAAAAAATTATTGGTTTAATCGGCCAAGTGTTGAGTTATTTGAGGAATGTTGCTATCAAACTGGCAGGCCACATCTTGAAAAGTTTGACCATGAGCCTTTTCGCATACTAAATGCTTTCTATCATAATTCTTAG
- the LOC108601634 gene encoding protein arginine N-methyltransferase 1-B, translating to MSTTDVTMESIVELDGAGLTPNANANTNANNVMKRLPNDTESANPGEGQANPDEMTSRDYYFDSYAHFGIHEEMLKDEVRTVTYRNAMYHNKHLFQGKTVLDVGCGTGILSMFAAKAGAAKVVAVDCSNIIEFARQVIIDNNLQDIITVVKGKIEEIELPNGIEKVDIIISEWMGYCLFYESMLDTVLYARDKWLKPTGMMFPDRGTLYITAIEDRQYKDEKINWWDDVYGFDMSCIRKVAVTEPLVDVVDPKQVVSTACMVKEVDLYTVQKADLNFSSKFNLTIKRNDFVQALVTYFNIEFTKCHKRLGFSTSPDSTYTHWKQTVFYLDDHLTAKKNEEISGTFQMKPNERNNRDLDFVIDISFKGELSEIQESNTYRMR from the exons ATg TCTACTACAGATGTGACAATGGAATCAATTGTAGAACTCGATGGCGCCGGCCTCACACCCAACGCTAACGCTAATACCAATGCGAACAATGTGATGAAGAGACTGCCCAATGACACTGAATCTGCTAATCCGGGTGAAGGGCAAGCTAATCCTGATGAGATGACATCAAGGGATTATTACTTTGATTCATATGCACATTTTGGTATTCACGAGGAAATGCTGAAGGATGAGGTGCGAACGGTCACATATCGCAATGCGATGTATCACAATAAGCATCTGTTCCAAGGCAAG acCGTCCTTGATGTTGGTTGCGGGACTGGTATACTATCAATGTTTGCCGCTAAAGCTGGAGCTGCCAAAGTAGTAGCGGTAGACTGCTCGAATATTATAGAGTTTGCTCGACAAGTTATTAtagacaacaatttgcaagATATCATTACTGTGGTAAAAGGTAAAATTGAGGAGATTGAATTGCCAAATGGAATTGAAAAGGTGGATATTATCATATCTGAATGGATGGG CTATTGCCTATTCTATGAGTCTATGTTGGACACGGTTCTGTATGCACGTGATAAGTGGCTCAAGCCCACTGGCATGATGTTCCCAGATAGGGGTACACTTTATATCACAGCCATCGAGGATCGGCAGTACAAGGATGAGAAGATCAACTGGTGGGATGATGTGTATGGTTTTGACATGAGCTGTATACGCAAAGTGGCGGTAACTGAACCACTTGTGGATGTTGTGGATCCTAAACAGGTTGTGTCCACTGCTTGCATGGTAAAGGAAGTGGACTTGTATACAGTGCAGAAAGCCGATTTGAATTTCTCGTCAAAGTTTAACTTGACCATTAAGCGCAATGACTTTGTGCAGGCATTAGTGACATATTTCAACATTGAATTCACCAAGTGTCACAAGCGTCTTGGTTTTAGCACTTCACCCGATTCCACATATACCCATTGGAAGCAGACGGTCTTCTACTTAGATGATCATTTGACTGCTAAGAAGAATGAGGAAATCAGTGGCACGTTTCAAATGAAGCCAAATGAACGCAATAATCGCGACTTGGATTTCGTCATAGATATTAGCTTCAAGGGAGAGCTGTCCGAAATTCAAGAATCAAATACATACCGCATGCGTTAA
- the LOC108604697 gene encoding structure-specific endonuclease subunit SLX1 homolog — MNSTNICFTTTGFEEKDTTDTVLAQKGHFYGVYLLCSQSLDTRYHGRCYVGFTVNPKRRINQHNRGCDFGGAKKTSKSGPWQMVLIVHGFANNITALQFEWAWQQPALSTRLKIFPELKRKRPKETHFDYHLRILTKMLSVGPWHRLSLTVRWLETQYEREFEQLIPAHMQIVSGKLAITASQRLAAAQQHHTQKLWALECHLCMNRIENPERSRLGCLNLTCRLTCHMICLANYFLSEEQQPGQYIPISGRCPLCDTQLNWAALLQRKRLGHKANDIEVDSEDGAELSDVPELDSDLEADKEID, encoded by the coding sequence ATGAACTCCActaatatttgctttacaaCAACAGGCTTTGAGGAGAAAGATACAACTGACACTGTCTTAGCGCAGAAGGGTCACTTCTATGGCGTTTACTTGCTCTGCAGTCAGAGTCTGGACACGCGATACCACGGCAGATGCTATGTAGGATTCACAGTAAATCCGAAGCGCAGGATAAATCAACACAATCGCGGCTGTGACTTTGGTGGTGCCAAAAAGACCAGTAAGAGTGGACCCTGGCAAATGGTTTTAATTGTGCATGGTTTTGCGAACAATATCACAGCGTTGCAGTTCGAATGGGCTTGGCAACAGCCGGCATTGTCGACgcgcttaaaaatatttccgGAACTTAAGCGCAAAAGGCCCAAGGAGACACACTTTGATTATCATCTGCGCATACTAACCAAAATGTTGAGCGTAGGTCCCTGGCATAGACTATCACTGACTGTGCGCTGGCTGGAGACGCAATATGAGCGTGAGTTTGAGCAGTTGATCCCAGCGCATATGCAAATAGTTAGCGGCAAACTGGCCATAACTGCATCACAGCGGCTAGCTGCTGCGCAACAGCATCATACACAAAAGTTGTGGGCACTAGAGTGCCATTTATGCATGAATCGCATTGAGAATCCGGAACGTTCGCGCCTGGGCTGTCTTAATCTTACTTGCCGACTCACTTGTCACATGATTTGTTTAGCTAATTATTTTCTAAGCGAGGAGCAACAACCAGGTCAATACATTCCCATCAGCGGTCGTTGTCCACTTTGCGATACCCAACTAAACTGGGCTGCCCTATTGCAACGCAAACGCTTAGGCCATAAGGCTAATGATATAGAAGTGGACAGTGAAGATGGGGCTGAGCTCAGTGATGTTCCCGAGTTGGACAGTGATTTGGAGGCGGATAAGGAAATAGattaa
- the LOC108601468 gene encoding uncharacterized protein LOC108601468 yields the protein MDIKYLMLLELLGMLFLLSYTQANPKYEVNPKAYAEKSQWSRSYPSENKTQFNEPQTASTKDRLERLGYTTGYGSLNGYPGGTGLSAYNPIKLDLGGVVLGTLVGIGAIILIPKLLSAFHGGYGGYGRSEDDNDLSSLSSMINKIDDVLGQNNIDSTSCMQRAVCGYVRSTESNMKAGVSDQMDEFIHMLSENSLVDYFLDGTAIKEALEHGKETNDRPCEELYASCPLDSKSATNILMKLLPKKQAKSKSSPQSKMS from the exons ATGGATATCAAATACTTAATGCTCTTGGAGTTGCTTGGCATGCTGTTTCTCCTTAGCTATACCCAAGCTAATCCAAAATACGAAGTCAATCCAAA AGCTTATGCTGAGAAATCGCAATGGAGTCGCTCGTACCCCAgtgaaaacaaaactcaatttaatGAACCACAAACAGCATCAACTAAGGATAGACTAGAACGCCTGGGCTATACTACTGGATATGGCAGCCTGAAT gGATACCCAGGTGGCACTGGACTTTCTGCATATAATCCTATAAAGCTGGATCTTGGAGGTGTTGTGCTGGGCACTCTTGTTGGCATTGGTGCCATTATACTTATACCCAAGCTGCTGTCCGCCTTTCATGGTGGCTATGGCGGCTATGGACGCA GCGAAGACGACAATGATTTATCTTCACTATCCAGCATGATAAACAAAATTGACGATGTGCTAGGCCAAAACAACATTGACTCAaccagttgcatgcaacgtgcTGTCTGTGGCTATGTCCGTTCTACGGAGAGCAACATGAAGGCTGGAGTATCGGACCAGATGGACGAATTCATTCATATGCTGTCCGA aaaTTCTCTAGTAGACTATTTTCTAGACGGTACGGCCATAAAAGAGGCATTGGAGCATGGAAAAGAGACAAATGATAGACCGTGCGAAGAACTGTATGCATCATGTCCATTGGATAGCAAATCGGCCACAAATATACTTATGAAACTACTGCCCAAGAAGCAAGCAAAGAGCAAGTCTTCACCACAATCAAAAATGTCGTAA
- the LOC108604699 gene encoding mediator of RNA polymerase II transcription subunit 31-A isoform X2, with product MSTSYATIESEEQQKRRWQIELEFVQCLSNPNYLNFLAQRGYFKDASFINYLKYLQYWKEPDYAKYLMYPMCLYFLDLLQYEHFRREIVNNQCCKFIDDQAILQWQHYTRKRIKLINSVQENAAAAAAAQNGPSEAATAPGSEAANPQQAALQNGNAEMNGIASSGSIKLE from the exons ATGAGCACGTCTTACG CGACTATAGAGTCGGAGGAGCAACAAAAGCGTCGCTGGCAAATCGAGCTGGAGTTTGTGCAGTGTTTGTCCAATCCCAACTATCTAAACT tctTAGCACAGCGCGGGTACTTTAAGGATGCTTCATTTATCAACTACCTAAAGTATTTGCAGTACTGGAAAGAGCCAGACTATGCCAAGTATTTAATGTACCCAATGTGTCTGTACTTCCTAGATCTCTTGCAATACGAACACTTTCGTCGCGAGATCGTCAACAATCAGTGCTGCAAGTTCATCGATGATCAAGCAATACTACAATGGCAGCATTATACCCGCAAACgcataaaactaattaattcaGTGCAAGAGAatgccgcagcagcggcagcagcccAAAATGGTCCCAGCGAAGCAGCCACTGCTCCAGGATCAGAAGCAGCCAATCCACAACAAGCGGCCTTACAAAATGGCAATGCTGAGATGAATGGCATTGCTTCAAGCGGAAGCATAAAGCTAGAATAA
- the LOC108604698 gene encoding uncharacterized protein LOC108604698: MSGRICVYKGCNNLYVAQDKSGGHTFFSFPKDPKREKLWKLLGQVHPKIGPKQLFMCSKHFDEKYISVSKTRTILVGEAVPNAYEDRDEDEEYETHETKEMTVPSSSTQQSFTINLYDDLNNLEMVESTTATTSNEQADAPVEVKLLPLNKRKREASPIVTNNEPNAAADFDDKLLDSNEVSIFKFKGEEYVQMSKEYYLQEKRQMNNKLQLYNRILRGIRSQIQTLEEL, encoded by the exons ATGAGTGGTAGAATTTGTGTTTACAAAGgttgcaataatttatacGTGGCTCAGGATAAAAGCGGTGGCCACACCTTCTTCTCATTTCCAAAGGATCCAAAGAGGGAGAAACTTTGGAAATTGTTGGGCCAGGTGCATCCGAAGATTGGCccaaagcaattatttatgtgctcTAAGCATTTtgatgaaaaatatatatctgtaAGTAAGACTCGTACGATCTTAGTGGGTGAGGCAGTGCCAAATGCGTACGAAGATAGGGACGAGGATGAGGAATACGAAACTCATGAAACTAAAGAAATGACTGTCCCATCGTCAAGCACTCAGCAAAGCTTTACTATTAATCTGTATGACGATCTGAATAATTTGGAAATGGTTGAGTCTACAACTGCTACAACTAGTAATGAACAGGCAGACGCTCCAG ttGAAGTGAAGCTTTTACCGCTGAACAAGCGCAAACGGGAGGCATCACCCATTGTGACTAATAACGAGCCAAACGCTGCTGCAGACTTTGATGATAAACTGCTGGACTCCAACGAAGTTTCGATATTCAAGTTCAAAGGCGAGGAATATGTGCAAATGTCTAAGGAATACTATCTACAGGAGAAACGCCAAATGaataacaaattacaattgtaTAATCGAATATTGCGCGGAATCAGATCACAAATACAAACGCTTGAAGAGCTATGA
- the LOC108602954 gene encoding glycine-rich cell wall structural protein 1.8 — translation MTLDLEHLCCELSSSSSAVNMFDIDKHSRCSPCRCPNCCTNPILSDHTYSLLKRICHKIIRNYNRKDCQEKYSVFNGGNSLNFKTNDDITGDRQRMGERCDGRCNMKDGGYGNAYGDGGFDNHKDGKSRRGTYGDDDVSITNSGRVIGKGRGKYDGDRNDAYKGSGKSKRSAGSVTGDVGDKKGSRKQKKGQGENEDGEKTGKSKKGQADSGPDADGSGKKGSGKSKNAQGGDANKGGGNQLLAQSKKVPGGKADGDGGSADGGKPGQNSGKDGAKNEGKSGGKGGKGEGKDRENDGGSTGGDRSGTKNAGGKNEGKGGGKGGGKDGEKVGGKDDGKGDGKGEDSGKSGGKTGGKDGGKHGGKYGSIDGSNGGKGGAKDGAKSGTRDGKGEDSGKSGGNDGGKHGGKYGSIDGSNGGKGGAKDGAKSGTRDGKAEDSGKNGGETGGKDGGKHGGKYGSIDGSNGGKGGAKDGAKSGTRDGAKSGSRDGAKSGSIDGSKDGGRDGKSKKKGIDGSGEREDTDGEGKGRSGKKGQRSSASGRRRKSKSSKVDDELENFLSESGHMIRGDGIDKRGGKGSKICKNKKFTGRRRCSKEAEMPNRFAAIRPCDILRVGMEYRDMLRCNPCCAPACCNIMCSPCRRFY, via the exons atgactTTGGATTTAGAACATCTTTGTTGTGAACTATCATCTAG CTCATCAGCTGTGAATATGTTTGACATTGATAAACATAGCAGGTGTAGTCCGTGTCGCTGTCCTAACTGCTGCACAAATCCGATATTAAGTGATCATACCTATTCTCTTCTTAAAAGGATTTGCCATAAGATAATAAGAAACTATAACCGCAAAGACTGCCAGGAGAAGTATAGTGTATTTAATGGAGGAAATAGCTTAAACTTCAAAACAA ATGACGATATTACTGGAGATCGCCAAAGAATGGGTGAACGATGTGATGGTCGATGCAATATGAAAGATGGTGGCTATGGTAATGCTTATGGTGATGGCGGTTTCGATAACCACAAAGACGGTAAGTCAAGGAGAGGGACATATGGTGACGACGATGTTTCTATAACAAATTCAGGAAGAGTCATTGGGAAAGGACGAGGAAAATATGATGGAGATAGGAATGATGCTTATAAGGGATCGGGAAAATCAAAGAGAAGTGCTGGTAGTGTTACTGGAGATGTTGGTGACAAGAAAGGATCCAggaagcaaaaaaaaggacAGGGTGAAAATGAGGATGGCGAAAAAACTGGAAAATCAAAGAAAGGCCAGGCTGACAGTGGTCCAGATGCTGATGGTTCCGGAAAAAAAGGATCAGGTAAATCAAAGAATGCTCAGGGTGGCGATGCTAATAAAGGTGGTGGCAATCAACTACTGGCACAGTCAAAGAAAGTTCCTGGAGGAAAGGCTGATGGCGATGGTGGTAGCGCCGATGGTGGAAAACCTGGGCAAAATTCCGGAAAAGACGGGGCAAAAAACGAAGGTAAAAGTGGAGGAAAAGGAGGGAAAGGAGAAGGAAAAGACAGGGAAAATGATGGTGGTAGTACAGGTGGTGATAGGTCTGGTACGAAAAATGCCGGGGGAAAAAATGAAGGGAAAGGAGGAGGAAAAGGTGGAGGAAAAGATGGAGAAAAAGTTGGTGGCAAAGATGATGGCAAAGGAGATGGCAAAGGAGAGGACAGCGGAAAGAGTGGCGGAAAAACTGGCGGAAAAGACGGTGGAAAGCACGGCGGAAAATATGGAAGCATAGATGGCAGCAATGGCGGCAAAGGTGGTGCCAAAGATGGTGCCAAAAGTGGCACCAGAGATGGCAAAGGAGAGGACAGCGGAAAGAGTGGCGGAAACGACGGTGGAAAGCACGGCGGAAAATATGGAAGCATAGATGGCAGCAATGGCGGCAAAGGTGGTGCCAAAGATGGTGCCAAAAGTGGCACCAGAGATGGCAAAGCAGAGGACAGCGGAAAGAATGGCGGAGAAACTGGCGGAAAAGACGGCGGAAAGCACGGCGGAAAATATGGAAGCATAGATGGCAGCAATGGCGGCAAAGGTGGTGCCAAAGATGGTGCCAAAAGTGGCACCAGAGATGGTGCCAAGAGTGGCAGCAGAGATGGTGCCAAGAGTGGCAGCATAGATGGCAGCAAAGATGGAGGCAGGGAtggaaaaagtaaaaagaaaggCATCGATg GGAGTGGTGAAAGAGAAGATACTGATGGCGAAGGCAAGGGAAGAAGCGGAAAAAAAGGACAACGCTCTAGTGCAAGCGGTAGAAGGAGGAAATCTAAATCTAGCAAGGTCGACGATGAACTAGAGAATTTCTTAAGTGAATCTGGTCATATGATTAGGGGCGATGGAATAGATAAACGCGGTGGGAAAGGATCAAagatatgtaaaaataaaaagtttacgGGCAGACGGAGGTGCTCTAAGGAAGCTGAAATGCCAAACCGTTTCGCCGCTATTAGACCATGTGATATACTACGCGTGGGCATGGAATACCGGGATATGCTAAGATG cAATCCGTGTTGTGCTCCTGCTTGCTGTAACATTATGTGTTCACCCTGTAGACGTTTTTATTGA